A single Anopheles funestus unplaced genomic scaffold, idAnoFuneDA-416_04 scaffold_52_ctg1, whole genome shotgun sequence DNA region contains:
- the LOC125774391 gene encoding uncharacterized protein LOC125774391, translating into MDKKIKAAQLKRRIAVENISALERFQVQFSGDDAKQIPEALEDLERHKEGFFAAVSKLEELDDSNEAIEACIMERINIEERCRKLKSFLRDNLRREEGTLNDTSGLASSTLAFGRPNAPHLRLPKIELPSFDGDQTKWLSFRDRFIAMIDASPELPSIAKLEYLLSALKGEAGLPFEHTPLTADNYSVTWAALLKRYDNPRTLIREYYRKLHSFPPVRADCVDELVLLVDEFIRHVNGLLKLNEPIDHWDTPLTNLLVMKLDHATVLAWEKHSVHAKKDKYKELIDFVQDRIQILKATRSTTCEDDTSITKVAGTQRYPSSRKTIVHSAVAQPVSSRMIVSPSPKCPLECKENHFLRNCPVFGSKDVQQRREVVTSKHLCSNCLGDSHQVKSCKSEHACRTCHQRHHTLLHVPTTTTITMAAHDDRSSVILETAVLFIVGDDGKKHEARALLDSGSMSNFMSESLSRKLTATRNKINVAVTGIGKTAQSARGSIVATVASRNQSYSNHLEFLVLESLFAHTPITPIDTLSWSMPDLQLADPSFNVPGNIDIVIGGDTFWEVHSGRKRSMGTGKPWLVETSFGWSVTGNASNGTPLQPCHRSGYGSPPTEEKTTRSKSTRGILE; encoded by the coding sequence ATGGACAAGAAGATAAAGGCCGCTCAACTAAAAAGAAGGATCGCGGTGGAAAATATAAGTGCTCTCGAACGGTTCCAAGTGCAATTTTCTGGGGATGACGCTAAGCAAATTCCGGAGGCGTTAGAGGACTTGGAACGGCATAAGGAAGGGTTCTTCGCCGCGGTATCGAAACTGGAAGAGCTCGATGACAGTAATGAAGCGATCGAAGCGTGTATTATGGAGAGGATCAACATCGAGGAGCGGTGTAGGAAGCTAAAATCCTTCCTACGGGACAATCTTCGACGGGAAGAGGGTACGCTAAACGACACATCGGGTTTGGCTTCTTCAACGCTTGCGTTTGGTCGGCCAAACGCACCACATCTACGTCTTCCGAAGATCGAATTGCCTTCATTCGATGGCGACCAAACGAAATGGCTGTCGTTTCGTGACCGATTCATCGCGATGATCGACGCTTCACCGGAGCTTCCTTCGATTGCGAAGCTGGAATATTTGCTGTCAGCATTGAAAGGTGAAGCGGGGCTTCCTTTCGAACACACGCCGTTGACAGCGGACAACTACTCGGTGACGTGGGCGGCTCTTCTAAAAAGGTACGATAATCCACGTACACTAATCCGTGAGTATTATCGGAAGCTACATTCCTTTCCGCCCGTACGCGCGGACTGTGTGGATGAGTTAGTGCTTTTGGTGGATGAATTCATTCGTCATGTGAATGGGTTACTAAAGCTCAACGAGCCCATTGATCATTGGGATACACCGTTGACAAATTTGCTGGTTATGAAGCTAGATCACGCTACTGTTTTAGCATGGGAAAAGCATTCGGTCCATGCCAAGAAGGACAAATACAAGGAGCTTATCGATTTTGTACAAGATCGAATACAAATATTGAAGGCGACTCGGAGTACTACTTGTGAAGATGACACTAGTATCACTAAGGTGGCTGGTACGCAGCGTTATCCAAGTTCGCGGAAGACAATCGTTCACTCAGCCGTAGCACAACCGGTGTCAAGTAGGATGATTGTATCACCATCACCGAAGTGTCCCTTGGAGTGTAAGGAGAACCATTTCTTACGAAACTGTCCGGTGTTTGGCAGTAAGGACGTGCAGCAACGTCGGGAAGTGGTTACATCGAAACACTTATGTTCGAATTGTCTCGGAGATTCCCATCAAGTGAAATCCTGCAAGTCGGAGCATGCTTGTCGCACGTGTCATCAGCGACACCATACACTCTTGCATGTTCCTACCACCACAACGATCACGATGGCAGCTCACGACGATCGCAGTTCGGTGATCCTGGAAACGGCTGTCCTATTCATCGTGGGTGACGACGGAAAGAAACATGAGGCAAGGGCGCTCCTTGATTCAGGCTCCATGTCGAATTTTATGTCCGAATCACTTTCTCGGAAGCTTACGGCTActcgaaacaaaatcaacgtgGCAGTCACGGGCATCGGAAAAACGGCACAGTCGGCGAGAGGGTCGATCGTCGCAACTGTGGCATCGAGGAATCAATCGTATTCTAATCATCTGGAGTTCCTCGTTCTGGAGTCACTATTTGCGCATACTCCAATTACACCCATCGATACTTTATCGTGGAGTATGCCCGATCTGCAGCTGGCAGATCCTTCATTTAATGTTCCGGGAAACATAGACATCGTAATCGGCGGAGACACGTTCTGGGAGGTTCATTCAGGGCGAAAACGATCTATGGGCACGGGCAAACCTTGGCTCGTGGAAACATCATTCGGCTGGAGCGTGACAGGGAATGCATCAAACGGTACACCTCTTCAACCATGTCATCGTTCGGGCTACGGAAGTCCACCTAcggaagagaaaacaacaagATCGAAATCTACAAGGGGAATATTGGAATGA